A stretch of the Deinococcus depolymerans genome encodes the following:
- the pxpA gene encoding 5-oxoprolinase subunit PxpA: MQIDLNADLGEGSAHEAAVMASVSSANIACGGHAGDAGTMRDSLRLAARFGVVAGAHPGFPDREGFGRREQHFPPDEVTAFVREQIEALKAVAAREGVRLNHVKPHGMLYNMAARDAALARAVARAAADSGIGLYFGLAGAGSVMLREAAALGLRAVGEGFADRGYAPDGTLWPRGQAGALLGAAQATAQGVRIAREGRTFAVTGEEVRVPAGTLCLHGDGPEAAALARELRAALGAAGVRVAPPAGP; encoded by the coding sequence ATGCAGATTGACCTGAACGCGGATCTGGGGGAAGGCAGCGCGCACGAGGCGGCGGTGATGGCGTCCGTGTCGAGCGCGAACATCGCCTGCGGCGGTCACGCCGGGGACGCCGGGACCATGCGGGATTCGCTGCGGCTCGCGGCGCGCTTCGGGGTGGTGGCCGGCGCACATCCGGGCTTCCCGGACCGCGAGGGCTTCGGGCGGCGCGAGCAGCACTTCCCGCCGGACGAGGTGACCGCCTTCGTGCGCGAGCAGATCGAGGCCCTCAAGGCGGTGGCGGCGCGTGAGGGGGTCCGGCTGAACCACGTCAAACCGCACGGGATGCTGTACAACATGGCCGCGCGGGACGCGGCGCTGGCCCGGGCGGTCGCGCGGGCCGCGGCCGACAGCGGCATTGGGCTGTACTTCGGGCTGGCAGGAGCGGGCAGCGTGATGCTGCGCGAGGCGGCCGCGCTGGGCCTGCGGGCGGTGGGTGAGGGCTTCGCGGACCGCGGGTACGCCCCGGACGGCACCCTGTGGCCGCGCGGGCAGGCGGGAGCGCTGCTGGGGGCGGCGCAGGCAACCGCGCAGGGCGTGAGGATCGCCCGGGAGGGCCGCACCTTCGCCGTGACCGGCGAGGAGGTCCGGGTGCCGGCCGGGACGCTGTGCCTGCACGGGGACGGGCCCGAGGCGGCGGCGCTGGCGCGTGAATTGCGCGCGGCCCTGGGAGCGGCCGGCGTGCGGGTGGCGCCCCCGGCAGGCCCGTGA
- a CDS encoding biotin-dependent carboxyltransferase family protein, with the protein MSGAPLIEVSRPGLQTTVQDAGRQVRALGVPAGGAADPVTRRLANALVGNRAGAAGLEVTLGGPTLLFHAPALVSLCGAPFVAELDGAPFPLWRAVAVGAGQTLRVGGTPVGARAFLAVRGGLDLPEVFGSRSTDLRGAFGGLEGRALRTGDRLRYGAAPPVTPRQAFIAPALHTPLGPEQTLRVTGTSDLTAGLGAALLERPFTVGAQVDRMGARLQEAVAAPHDPARASVPNVPGMVQLPPDGRPILLLPDAGTHGGYPTPLVVIRADLPRLGQLRPGDRVTFRPVPLAEARAALWAQERALRQAESALRAWSGWAGGGPLPYARGDAD; encoded by the coding sequence GTGAGCGGGGCGCCGCTGATCGAGGTGAGCCGGCCCGGCCTGCAGACCACCGTGCAGGACGCCGGGCGGCAGGTGCGGGCGCTGGGGGTTCCGGCGGGCGGCGCGGCCGATCCGGTGACGCGCCGGCTGGCCAACGCCCTGGTCGGGAACCGGGCGGGCGCGGCGGGCCTGGAGGTCACGCTGGGCGGCCCCACGCTGCTGTTTCACGCGCCGGCGCTGGTCAGTCTGTGCGGCGCGCCGTTCGTTGCGGAACTCGACGGCGCGCCCTTCCCGCTGTGGCGGGCGGTGGCGGTGGGAGCGGGCCAGACCCTGCGGGTGGGGGGCACGCCGGTGGGCGCGCGGGCCTTCCTGGCGGTGCGGGGCGGCCTGGACCTGCCGGAGGTGTTCGGGAGCCGCTCGACCGACCTGCGCGGCGCCTTCGGGGGACTGGAGGGCCGGGCGCTGCGGACCGGGGACCGGCTGCGGTATGGCGCGGCGCCCCCCGTGACGCCCCGGCAGGCGTTCATCGCGCCGGCGCTGCACACGCCGCTGGGGCCGGAGCAGACGCTGCGGGTGACCGGCACGTCCGACCTGACCGCCGGGCTGGGGGCGGCGCTGCTGGAGCGGCCGTTCACGGTGGGCGCGCAGGTGGACCGCATGGGCGCGCGGCTGCAGGAGGCGGTGGCGGCCCCGCACGATCCGGCGCGGGCGAGCGTGCCGAACGTGCCGGGCATGGTGCAGCTCCCACCGGACGGGCGGCCCATCCTGCTGCTGCCGGACGCGGGCACCCACGGGGGCTACCCCACGCCGCTGGTGGTGATCCGCGCGGACCTGCCCCGCCTGGGACAGCTGCGCCCCGGAGACCGCGTGACCTTCCGGCCGGTCCCGCTGGCCGAGGCCCGCGCGGCGCTGTGGGCGCAGGAGCGGGCGCTGCGGCAGGCGGAATCGGCGCTGCGGGCGTGGTCCGGGTGGGCCGGGGGCGGTCCTCTCCCCTATGCTCGGGGGGATGCAGATTGA
- a CDS encoding allophanate hydrolase subunit 1, with protein sequence MSGVDVEASFTWLGDSALVVGTPHARALLDELRARPLPGVQEVVPALHLLTLLFDPLQSDGATLEAGVRARLLALRQPDPADGAARTLVVPVRFGGPGGPDLGWCAARAGLDAAAFVQALCRTPLEVAFLGFTPGFAFLTGLPPELRMPRLDAPRERVPAGSVALGGPWAGVYPRGTPGGWRIVGVTDLNLFDLSRPEPVPWRAGDRVRLEAVAGRPGQGRP encoded by the coding sequence ATGAGCGGCGTGGATGTAGAGGCGTCCTTCACGTGGCTGGGGGACTCGGCGCTGGTGGTGGGCACGCCGCACGCACGCGCGCTGCTGGACGAACTGCGGGCGCGGCCGCTGCCGGGCGTGCAGGAGGTCGTGCCGGCCCTGCACCTGCTGACACTGCTGTTCGATCCCCTGCAGTCGGACGGAGCGACCCTGGAAGCGGGGGTGCGGGCGCGGCTGCTGGCCCTGCGGCAGCCCGACCCGGCAGACGGGGCGGCGCGCACGCTGGTGGTCCCGGTCCGTTTCGGCGGGCCGGGGGGGCCGGACCTCGGCTGGTGCGCGGCCCGCGCGGGCCTGGACGCGGCGGCGTTCGTGCAGGCGCTGTGCAGGACGCCGCTGGAGGTCGCGTTTCTGGGTTTCACGCCGGGCTTCGCGTTCCTGACCGGCCTGCCGCCCGAACTGCGGATGCCGCGCCTGGACGCGCCCCGCGAGCGGGTTCCGGCGGGCAGCGTGGCGCTGGGGGGGCCGTGGGCGGGCGTGTACCCGCGCGGCACGCCGGGCGGGTGGCGGATCGTGGGGGTCACGGACCTGAACCTGTTCGACCTGTCACGGCCCGAGCCGGTGCCGTGGCGGGCCGGGGACCGGGTGCGTCTCGAGGCGGTTGCCGGCCGCCCCGGGCAGGGCCGCCCGTGA
- a CDS encoding nitrilase-related carbon-nitrogen hydrolase, whose protein sequence is MTAAPRLVRAVAAQPHWHATDFTSAAAFRRWMRGQLEAARPHLAPDRPNLVVLTELNGLPLVLRGGAWALRLRTFERVALALFLARLPRTLPVLLRERVSPVRALQLAHTDENTALYLRTCRDLAREYGVYLCCGSAPMPRYARRGHRLIRAPGVLTNQTVLLDPQGELIGVTDKIHLTPDEQRGGVDLTPGDPAELRVFPTPAGDLGVAISLDAFRPDVIGALERQGCTVLLQPDANGSPWTAREGLPPDPAHLRDQPVAWLESSWQVTSTSPRIRYAVNPMVVGNLLDLTFDGQSAITGPPAEAPRPRSYVMTDPRPGFLALTPWVEDGPADQLRQTGQQLAAGSGHPRENAYRTDTLCADLTLPPTTLTPPVPTPHEEALRALLRGETRPARRARWPLPLLLLLPLLLLRRRNR, encoded by the coding sequence ATGACTGCCGCCCCCCGCCTCGTGCGCGCCGTTGCCGCGCAACCCCACTGGCACGCCACCGACTTCACCTCCGCCGCCGCCTTCCGCCGCTGGATGCGCGGCCAGCTGGAAGCGGCCCGCCCGCACCTCGCCCCGGACCGCCCGAACCTGGTGGTGCTGACCGAACTGAACGGCCTGCCGCTGGTCCTGCGTGGCGGCGCCTGGGCGCTGCGGCTGCGGACCTTCGAGCGGGTGGCGCTGGCCCTCTTCCTGGCGCGGTTGCCCCGCACGCTGCCCGTCCTGCTGCGCGAGCGCGTGTCGCCCGTCCGCGCGCTGCAACTCGCCCACACCGACGAGAACACCGCGCTGTACCTGCGCACCTGCCGCGACCTGGCCCGCGAGTACGGCGTGTACCTCTGCTGCGGCAGCGCTCCCATGCCCCGCTACGCCCGGCGCGGCCACCGCCTGATCCGCGCTCCGGGCGTCCTCACCAACCAGACGGTCCTGCTCGACCCGCAGGGCGAACTGATCGGCGTGACCGACAAGATCCACCTGACGCCCGACGAGCAGCGCGGCGGGGTGGACCTCACGCCCGGCGACCCGGCCGAACTGCGCGTGTTTCCCACGCCCGCCGGGGACCTGGGCGTGGCAATCAGCCTCGACGCCTTCCGGCCCGACGTGATCGGCGCGCTGGAACGCCAGGGCTGCACCGTCCTGCTGCAACCCGACGCGAACGGCTCTCCCTGGACCGCCCGCGAGGGTCTGCCCCCGGACCCGGCCCACCTGCGCGACCAGCCGGTCGCGTGGCTTGAAAGCAGCTGGCAGGTCACCAGCACCAGTCCACGCATCCGCTACGCCGTGAACCCCATGGTCGTCGGCAACCTCCTGGACCTCACCTTCGACGGGCAGAGCGCGATCACCGGCCCGCCCGCCGAAGCGCCCCGGCCCCGCAGTTACGTCATGACCGACCCCCGCCCCGGCTTCCTGGCCCTGACCCCCTGGGTCGAGGACGGCCCCGCCGATCAGTTACGTCAGACCGGGCAGCAGCTCGCGGCCGGCAGCGGTCACCCCCGCGAGAACGCCTACCGCACCGACACCCTCTGCGCCGACCTGACCCTGCCGCCCACCACCCTCACCCCGCCCGTCCCCACCCCCCATGAGGAAGCCCTGCGCGCCCTGCTGCGCGGCGAAACCCGTCCGGCTCGCCGCGCCCGCTGGCCCCTGCCGCTCCTGCTGCTGCTGCCGCTCCTGCTGCTGCGCCGCCGCAACCGTTGA
- a CDS encoding HD domain-containing protein, translated as MTDFPLGAAFTEALHLAAAWHTGQYRKVPAGQAPTVPYVSHLLGVASIALEYGADQSEAVAALLHDALEDGPVHARRSPADLRAEIARRFGEPVARLVDSATDDTPAPGQPKRPWADRKAAYLRHLPAQPASPLLVSAADKLHNARTILADIRDLPAGQRAAFFDRFAQGRDGTLQYYRLLSDHYLAAPATHARPRLRALLRELERTVTDLEHATGLTGEQTRHFPLLGHVQAPR; from the coding sequence ATGACTGACTTTCCACTCGGCGCGGCCTTCACCGAGGCCCTGCACCTGGCTGCCGCCTGGCACACCGGCCAGTACCGCAAGGTTCCGGCCGGGCAGGCCCCCACCGTGCCGTACGTCTCACACCTGCTGGGCGTGGCGTCCATCGCGCTGGAGTACGGCGCCGATCAGTCGGAGGCCGTCGCGGCCCTGCTGCACGACGCGCTGGAGGACGGCCCGGTCCACGCCCGCCGCTCCCCCGCCGACCTGCGCGCCGAGATCGCCCGCCGGTTCGGTGAGCCTGTCGCCCGGCTCGTGGACAGCGCCACCGACGACACCCCGGCTCCCGGGCAGCCCAAGCGGCCCTGGGCGGACCGCAAGGCCGCGTACCTGCGCCACCTGCCCGCCCAGCCCGCCTCCCCGCTGCTGGTGAGCGCCGCCGACAAACTCCACAACGCCCGCACCATCCTCGCGGACATCCGTGACCTGCCCGCCGGGCAGCGCGCGGCCTTCTTCGACCGTTTCGCGCAGGGCCGCGACGGCACCCTCCAGTACTACCGCCTGCTGAGTGACCACTACCTCGCCGCGCCCGCCACGCACGCCCGGCCCCGCCTGCGGGCGCTGCTGCGCGAACTGGAACGGACTGTCACCGACCTGGAACACGCCACCGGCCTGACCGGCGAGCAGACCCGCCACTTTCCGCTGCTGGGGCACGTCCAGGCACCCCGGTAA
- a CDS encoding MHYT domain-containing protein, which translates to MLSYVIAALASYVSLELAGRAGQNFKTTASRFWLIAQALVLGYGIWAMHFVGMLAYQVDAAASFSAGLTLFSGFVAVALIYPALRVLHGGPLTPARLGLASALAGAGIVVMHYTGMAAYQLPGTEAHIVWFPLIASVLIAVGASAVAFYLFRLLSSAWAERQPRLTLTGVKIGAGLVMGGAVIGMHYTGMAALRYHIVDELKVGLASGGVDTSLLALIVGVVSFLLMGLAVTSILMDAGRGGDLGEMDFTSAAD; encoded by the coding sequence GTGCTCTCGTACGTCATTGCCGCGCTGGCATCGTACGTGTCACTGGAACTGGCGGGCCGCGCCGGACAGAACTTCAAGACCACCGCCAGCCGCTTCTGGCTGATCGCACAGGCCCTGGTGCTCGGCTACGGCATCTGGGCCATGCACTTCGTGGGCATGCTGGCGTACCAGGTGGACGCCGCCGCGAGCTTCAGCGCGGGCCTCACGCTGTTCTCCGGCTTCGTGGCCGTGGCGCTGATCTACCCGGCGCTGCGGGTCCTGCACGGTGGCCCGCTCACCCCGGCCCGCCTGGGGCTGGCATCCGCCCTTGCGGGGGCCGGCATCGTGGTGATGCACTACACCGGCATGGCCGCCTACCAGCTGCCGGGCACCGAGGCGCACATCGTGTGGTTCCCGCTGATCGCCTCCGTGCTGATCGCCGTGGGCGCCAGCGCCGTGGCGTTCTACCTGTTCCGCCTGCTCTCGAGCGCCTGGGCCGAGCGTCAGCCCCGCCTGACCCTGACCGGCGTGAAGATCGGCGCCGGACTCGTGATGGGCGGCGCCGTGATCGGCATGCACTACACCGGCATGGCCGCCCTGCGCTACCACATCGTGGATGAACTGAAGGTCGGTCTGGCCTCCGGCGGGGTGGACACCTCGCTGCTGGCGCTGATCGTGGGCGTCGTGTCGTTCCTGCTGATGGGTCTGGCGGTCACGAGCATCCTGATGGACGCCGGCCGCGGCGGCGACCTGGGTGAGATGGACTTCACCAGCGCCGCCGACTGA
- a CDS encoding response regulator, whose translation MARILIVDDSPADLKFMEAALNGSPHTVTALNDPNQVEAVADQMRPDLLMVDVVMPGRNGYEVVRGLRRQPGMDALKVVFVSSKGNETDVKWGLRQGADDYIVKPYTQDQLLGVISKLLG comes from the coding sequence ATGGCACGAATCCTGATCGTTGATGACTCCCCCGCCGACCTGAAGTTCATGGAAGCCGCCCTGAACGGCTCCCCGCACACCGTCACCGCCCTGAACGACCCCAACCAGGTGGAAGCCGTGGCCGACCAGATGCGCCCCGACCTGCTGATGGTGGACGTCGTCATGCCCGGCCGCAACGGCTACGAGGTCGTGCGCGGCCTGCGCCGCCAGCCCGGCATGGACGCCCTGAAGGTCGTGTTCGTGTCCAGCAAGGGCAACGAGACCGACGTGAAGTGGGGCCTGCGACAGGGCGCCGACGACTACATCGTCAAACCGTACACCCAGGATCAGCTGCTGGGCGTCATCTCCAAACTGCTCGGCTGA
- a CDS encoding chemotaxis protein CheW, producing MPDALLVRIQGARLALPLSGEQTIAELGPVAPLPNGEPLLLGLATVQGRAVPLVNLAPLLPGASDPSGLDDRLMVLTDLDGDRVALLVSEVLGVSALPEAPASAALLIDLPGGPLLNPSALLLELRDSLER from the coding sequence ATGCCGGACGCGCTGCTGGTCCGCATTCAGGGCGCGCGCCTGGCCCTGCCTCTCTCGGGTGAGCAGACCATCGCCGAGCTGGGACCGGTGGCACCCCTGCCGAACGGGGAGCCCCTGCTGCTGGGCCTGGCGACCGTGCAGGGCCGCGCGGTGCCGCTGGTGAACCTCGCGCCGCTGCTGCCCGGCGCGTCCGACCCGTCCGGGCTGGACGACCGGCTGATGGTCCTGACCGACCTCGACGGAGACCGCGTGGCCCTGCTGGTCAGCGAGGTGCTGGGGGTCTCGGCCCTGCCGGAAGCCCCGGCGAGCGCCGCGCTGCTGATCGACCTGCCCGGCGGCCCGCTGCTGAACCCGTCTGCCCTGCTGCTCGAACTGCGCGACTCCCTCGAACGCTGA
- a CDS encoding methyl-accepting chemotaxis protein: protein MQLQFQTARLSRPARPASEQRVGWLGRLRVGQKLSLTALAFGVPLTVLVSLLLAAEQRDITFTQRELTGITLFEPLKAIETNINAFVDHSLEGKLDDAAKNAAAVNAAIATLERQTDPIYRERIQAFRNDWKILPDAIGTQADLAIIQTFQNLIGTYQRGMTEDALTQSGLMLDPVPDSFFVMDSTLRALPDILIRLNIAYLTAEAGLREPGDDAAYLNLLRRLGTEFEASLSTYNSSVERAVRANPALKDTLGKAAQSFTDALTPVIADINQAVELGTLKGINVNNIEDGASLKGSAALNAGTQALAGILQERIDESRRRLLLTLALVATALVVAFTLLIRLSRSIVKPLSSLTRASRALSQGDLNVQVPVQTRDELGFMAHTFNNAAEQLRVNEQKNVAEREEAQRLQGNIGSFLDVTMDIAGGDLTRRGVVSEDVLGNVVDSINVMVDELSAVLGEVQKASASVTDASREMLGTTDQIVRGADTTTAETRRVAEQVQAVTDGFREMADAARQSAESARQALAASQQGREAVLGTLDGMQNIRREVQGVSRRIKTLGERSLEIQEIVDTISRLSSQTNLLALNASIEAAGAGAAGSRFAIVADEVRKLADSSAQATARIASLIRTVQLEITEVVTSVEDGTREVEQGYRVAATAGERIEELGTLAAQAAQFAERINAATAEQVRSVEQVSESVQQIGQVAEQSHESVQQGRAAAQRLQHLAQNLLQSLSRFKLPS from the coding sequence ATGCAACTCCAGTTCCAGACTGCCCGACTGTCCCGCCCTGCCCGCCCTGCCAGTGAACAGCGAGTCGGCTGGCTGGGACGCCTGCGCGTGGGGCAGAAGCTCTCGCTGACCGCACTGGCCTTCGGCGTGCCGCTGACCGTGCTGGTCAGTCTGCTGCTCGCCGCCGAGCAGCGCGACATCACCTTCACGCAGCGCGAGCTGACCGGCATCACGCTGTTCGAGCCGCTCAAGGCCATCGAGACGAACATCAACGCGTTCGTGGACCACTCGCTGGAAGGCAAACTGGACGACGCCGCCAAGAACGCCGCCGCCGTGAACGCCGCCATCGCCACGCTGGAACGTCAGACCGACCCCATCTACCGCGAACGTATCCAGGCCTTCAGGAACGACTGGAAGATCCTCCCGGACGCCATCGGCACGCAGGCCGACCTGGCGATCATCCAGACCTTCCAGAACCTGATCGGCACCTACCAGCGCGGCATGACCGAAGACGCCCTGACCCAGTCGGGCCTGATGCTCGACCCGGTGCCCGACAGCTTCTTCGTGATGGACTCCACGCTGCGCGCCCTGCCGGACATCCTGATCCGCCTGAACATCGCGTACCTGACCGCCGAGGCCGGCCTGCGCGAACCCGGCGACGACGCCGCCTACCTGAACCTGCTGCGCCGCCTGGGCACGGAATTCGAGGCCTCGCTCAGCACCTACAACAGCAGCGTGGAACGCGCCGTGCGCGCCAACCCGGCCCTGAAAGACACCCTCGGCAAGGCCGCGCAGAGCTTCACGGACGCCCTGACGCCGGTGATCGCCGACATCAACCAGGCCGTGGAACTCGGGACCCTCAAGGGCATCAACGTCAACAACATCGAGGACGGCGCGTCCCTCAAAGGCAGCGCCGCCCTGAACGCCGGCACCCAGGCGCTGGCCGGCATTCTCCAGGAGCGCATCGACGAGTCCCGCCGCCGGCTGCTGCTGACCCTGGCACTGGTGGCCACCGCGCTGGTCGTGGCGTTCACGCTGCTGATCCGCCTGTCGCGCTCCATCGTCAAACCGCTGAGCTCGCTGACCCGCGCCAGCCGCGCCCTGTCGCAGGGAGACCTGAACGTGCAGGTGCCGGTGCAGACCCGAGACGAGCTGGGCTTCATGGCCCACACCTTCAACAACGCCGCCGAGCAGCTGCGCGTCAACGAGCAGAAGAACGTCGCCGAGCGTGAGGAAGCCCAGCGCCTGCAGGGCAACATCGGCTCGTTCCTGGACGTGACCATGGACATCGCGGGCGGCGACCTGACCCGCCGCGGCGTGGTCAGTGAGGACGTGCTGGGCAACGTCGTGGACTCCATCAACGTGATGGTCGACGAGCTGAGCGCCGTTCTGGGCGAGGTGCAGAAGGCCTCGGCGTCCGTGACCGACGCCAGCCGCGAGATGCTGGGCACCACCGACCAGATCGTGCGCGGGGCCGACACCACCACTGCCGAGACCCGCCGCGTGGCCGAACAGGTGCAGGCCGTGACCGACGGCTTCCGCGAGATGGCCGACGCCGCCCGCCAGAGCGCCGAGTCCGCCCGGCAGGCGCTCGCGGCGTCCCAGCAGGGTCGCGAGGCCGTGCTGGGCACCCTGGACGGCATGCAGAACATCCGCCGCGAGGTGCAGGGCGTCTCCCGCCGAATCAAGACGCTGGGCGAACGCTCGCTGGAAATTCAGGAGATCGTGGACACCATCTCACGTCTGTCCAGCCAGACCAACCTTCTGGCACTGAACGCCTCCATCGAGGCGGCCGGGGCCGGGGCGGCCGGCAGCCGCTTCGCGATCGTCGCAGACGAAGTGCGTAAACTCGCGGACTCCTCCGCGCAGGCCACGGCCCGCATCGCCAGCCTGATCCGCACGGTGCAGCTGGAAATCACGGAGGTCGTCACCAGCGTGGAAGACGGCACCCGCGAGGTGGAACAGGGCTACCGCGTCGCCGCGACCGCCGGGGAGCGCATCGAGGAACTGGGCACGCTGGCCGCGCAGGCCGCGCAGTTCGCCGAACGAATCAACGCCGCCACCGCCGAACAGGTGCGCAGCGTCGAACAGGTGAGCGAATCGGTGCAGCAGATCGGTCAGGTCGCCGAGCAGTCCCACGAGAGCGTGCAGCAGGGCCGCGCCGCCGCGCAGCGCCTGCAGCACCTCGCGCAGAACCTGCTGCAGAGCCTGTCGCGCTTCAAGCTGCCCAGCTGA